From the Euphorbia lathyris chromosome 6, ddEupLath1.1, whole genome shotgun sequence genome, one window contains:
- the LOC136232139 gene encoding G-type lectin S-receptor-like serine/threonine-protein kinase RKS1 isoform X2, whose amino-acid sequence MAAKKYFLHFLLLVLHFPSSGSIDIITTDQSFKQGDFLVSKNNKFAFGFFAPVSSNYRYLGIWFHKVSEPSVVWVANRNHPINSSTGFLTINPYGNLVLYNHPVQKIPLWSTNVPGEATGPCAAELLDSGNLVLLQGRNRRIVWQSFDYPTDTHLPGMKLGKNKKIGQEWSLTSWKSVDDPGIGEFSIQVDPKNPIQVFLYEGSKVLWRAPLWPNRNFSNVYSYISVVDQEEAYTVYYINDDAIVTRQTVDHTGIFKWLIWSEGDGHWKEFWSVPKYPCDQYAHCGAYAKCSASNSDAFECSCLPGYEPRSPREWYLRDASGGCIRKREKSSSICRHGEGFLKVNDAKFPDTSSVAWLRMNMSHPECEQECLRNCSCSAYASIENDESGNGCLTWYGELIDTMDHVDTRYDLYVRVDAIELVSKNKLQKRLFDPASGSIYYKNTLVATELRQSSHPQDISFFDLSTIVAATNNFSPTNKLGEGGFGIVYKGQLFDGQEVAIKRLSRSSDQGIEEFKNEVMLIAKLQHKNLVKLIGCCIDRAEQMLIYEYLPNKALDSFLFDQTRSSFLEWRKRFDIIIGIARGILYLHQDSRLTIIHRDLKCSNVLLDANLKPKISDFGMARIFRVDQILEKTNRVVGTYGYMSPEYALYGKFSIKSDVFSFGVILLEIVSSKKNNGFQAEDPYLTLIGYVWELWRQDRVLEIVDSSMQGACHPHEVLRCIQIGLLCVQENAMDRPTMSEVVLMLSSETTVPSPKKPAFNYGTYCSNTNTVEVGMGGSKSTNEVTVTVVLPR is encoded by the exons ATGGCTGCCAAGAAAtactttttgcattttttgctTCTAGTCCTTCATTTTCCCTCATCTGGTTCTATTGATATCATTACCACAGACCAAAGCTTCAAACAAGGGGACTTTCTAGTCTCCAAAAATAACAAGTTTGCATTTGGGTTCTTTGCTCCTGTCAGTTCAAATTACAGATATCTTGGAATATGGTTCCACAAAGTTTCAGAACCATCTGTAGTTTGGGTGGCAAACAGGAATCATCCTATCAATAGTTCTACAGGTTTTCTAACAATTAACCCATATGGGAACCTTGTACTATATAATCATCCTGTCCAAAAGATTCCGCTGTGGTCCACAAATGTTCCAGGTGAAGCAACTGGCCCTTGTGCTGCTGAGCTATTGGATTCTGGAAATTTGGTTTTGCTTCAAGGCAGAAATAGAAGAATTGTATGGCAAAGCTTTGATTATCCCACAGACACCCATCTGCCAGGAATGAAACTTGGGAAGAATAAGAAGATAGGTCAAGAGTGGAGCTTAACATCATGGAAATCAGTAGATGATCCAGGAATAGGAGAATTCTCCATCCAGGTAGATCCAAAGAACCCAATACAGGTCTTTCTCTATGAGGGATCAAAAGTTCTCTGGCGAGCGCCACTATGGCCAAATAGGAATTTCTCAAATGTGTACAGTTATATTTCTGTTGTCGATCAAGAGGAGGCATACACAGTCTACTACATCAATGATGATGCCATTGTCACAAGACAAACGGTGGATCATACAGGAATCTTCAAGTGGCTAATTTGGAGTGAGGGGGATGGCCATTGGAAGGAGTTCTGGTCAGTCCCTAAATATCCATGTGATCAGTATGCACATTGTGGTGCCTATGCTAAGTGCAGTGCTAGCAATTCTGATGCATTTGAATGTTCTTGTTTACCTGGGTATGAACCTAGATCTCCAAGGGAATGGTATCTAAGAGATGCATCAGGAGGATGTATCAGGAAGCGAGAGAAATCTTCCTCAATTTGCAGACATGGAGAAGGGTTTTTGAAAGTCAATGATGCCAAGTTTCCAGACACTTCATCTGTAGCTTGGTTGCGTATGAATATGAGTCATCCAGAGTGTGAACAGGAATGCTTGAGGAATTGTTCCTGCTCTGCATATGCAAGTATTGAAAATGATGAATCAGGAAATGGATGTTTGACATGGTATGGAGAATTAATAGACACAATGGATCATGTAGACACCAGATATGATTTGTATGTTCGCGTTGATGCAATTGAATTAG TATCAAAGAACAAACTACAAAAAAGACTATTTGATCCAGCATCAGGTTCAATCTACTACAAAAATACTTTGGTGGCAACTGAGCTCAGGCAGAGCAGTCATCCCCAAGACATATCATTTTTTGATCTCAGCACTATTGTTGCAGCCACTAATAATTTTTCTCCAACTAACAAACTTGGCGAGGGTGGTTTTGGCATAGTATACAAG GGTCAGCTATTTGATGGTCAAGAAGTTGCTATAAAACGATTATCCAGGAGTTCAGATCAAGGAATAGAAGAATTTAAAAATGAGGTTATGCTTATTGCAAAGCTTCAACACAAGAATCTTGTGAAACTTATCGGATGCTGCATCGATAGAGCAGAACAAATGTTAATTTATGAATATTTGCCAAACAAAGCCTTGGATTCCTTTCTCTTTG ATCAAACAAGAAGTTCGTTCTTGGAATGGAGGAAACGCTTTGATATTATAATTGGAATTGCCCGTGGGATCTTATATCTTCACCAGGATTCAAGGTTGACAATCATTCATAGGGATCTAAAATGCAGCAACGTTTTGCTAGATGCAAATCTGAAACcaaaaatttcagattttggtATGGCTAGAATATTCAGGGTTGATCAAATTCTAGAGAAGACAAACAGAGTGGTCGGAACATA TGGCTATATGTCTCCGGAGTATGCATTATATGGAAAATTTTCTATAAAATCGGATGTTTTTAGTTTTGGGGTCATACTGTTAGAAATTGTGAGTTCCAAGAAGAACAATGGCTTTCAAGCAGAGGATCCTTATTTAACGTTGATAGGATAT GTCTGGGAATTATGGAGACAGGACAGAGTATTGGAGATAGTTGATTCATCAATGCAAGGGGCATGTCATCCCCATGAAGTTTTGAGATGCATACAGATTGGGCTCTTATGTGTTCAAGAAAATGCTATGGACAGACCAACTATGTCTGAAGTTGTTCTGATGTTGAGCAGCGAGACAACTGTTCCTTCTCCAAAAAAACCTGCTTTCAATTATGGAACATATTGCAGCAACACTAACACAGTAGAAGTGGGGATGGGAGGGTCCAAGTCTACAAATGAGGTTACAGTCACTGTAGTTTTACCTCGCTAA
- the LOC136232136 gene encoding G-type lectin S-receptor-like serine/threonine-protein kinase At1g11410 isoform X1 → MAVKKLLLQCLLLTLHIPSYFSLHIITANQALKDGDLLVSKNGKFAFGFFTPGSSGYRYLGIWFHKISEPSVVWVANRNHPINGSSGFLSVNSYGNLVLYNDLDQKIPLWSTNVSGKATDPCVAQLLDSGNLILLQGKGGRILWQSFDYQTDTRLPGMKLGKNMKTGLEWSLTSWKSADDPGIGEFSIKVDPTAMQIFLYKKSKPLWQGYLWPVRTFSDLYSYNTVLNQEEVYTSYSIADDSMITRQIVDHTGTFRWLRWSESDRQWKEFWSVPKTPCDLYAHCGAFGKCSSSNSDAFGCSCLPGYEPRSPRDWYLRDASGGCVRKREESSSFCRHGEGFLKVEDVKFPDSGFLKAEDAKFLYTSAFGLFHMNMSHLECEKECLRNCSCTAYASIDDDESRNGCLTWYGKLMDTRDHVARGFDMYVRVDAIEIAESTTRSNLFFRNGSKILILSVSSAWLTIIIFGHLWIRRNKRLMKKKAEKRIFDPTSGSIYYKNTLVANELRQSSHPQDISFVDLSTIIAATNNFSTTNELGQGGFGIVYKGKLVDGQEVAVKRLSKNSGQGIEEFKNEVMLIAKLQHKNLVKLLGCCVDGGEQMLIYEYLPNKALDSFLFDQTRRSFLDWRKRFAIITGIARGILYLHQDSRLTIIHRDLKCSNILLDANMNPKVSDFGMARIFRIDQIQEKTKRVVGTYGYMSPEYAIFGKFSVKSDVFSFGVILLEIVSAKKNNGFQESDPSLTLIAYVWELWRQNRGMEVVDLSLERSYAPHEVLRCLQIGLLCVQENAADRPTMSEVILMLSSEAAIPSPKQPAFLYRTSCINTSEEVEKRGSNSINDITITKVLAR, encoded by the exons ATGGCTGTCAAGAAACTATTACTGCAATGTTTGCTTCTAACCCTACACATTCCATCATACTTCTCCCTTCATATCATTACAGCAAACCAAGCCTTAAAAGATGGGGACCTTCTAGTCTCCAAAAATGGCAAATTTGCATTCGGATTCTTTACTCCTGGCAGTTCAGGCTATAGATATCTTGGCATATGGTTCCACAAAATCTCAGAACCATCTGTAGTGTGGGTAGCAAACAGAAACCATCCTATCAATGGCTCTTCAGGGTTTCTATCAGTTAACTCATATGGGAACCTTGTACTATATAATGATCTTGACCAGAAAATTCCACTGTGGTCGACAAATGTTTCGGGTAAAGCAACTGATCCTTGTGTTGCTCAACTCTTGGATTCTGGAAACTTGATATTGCTTCAAGGAAAAGGTGGAAGAATTCTATGGCAAAGCTTTGATTATCAGACAGATACCCGTCTACCAGGAATGAAACTTGGGAAGAACATGAAGACAGGTCTAGAATGGAGCTTAACATCATGGAAATCAGCAGATGACCCGGGAATAGGAGAATTCTCCATCAAGGTCGACCCAACGGCAATGCAAatatttctatataaaaaatcaaaaccTCTTTGGCAAGGATATTTATGGCCTGTAAGGACATTCTCCGATTTATATAGCTATAATACTGTACTCAATCAAGAGGAGGTGTACACGAGCTACTCCATAGCTGATGATTCCATGATCACAAGACAAATTGTGGATCATACAGGAACCTTCAGGTGGCTAAGGTGGAGCGAGAGTGATAGACAATGGAAGGAGTTTTGGTCGGTACCTAAAACTCCATGTGATCTGTATGCACATTGTGGTGCCTTTGGTAAGTGCAGTTCTAGCAATTCTGATGCATTTGGATGTTCTTGTTTACCTGGTTATGAACCCAGATCCCCAAGGGACTGGTATCTAAGAGATGCATCCGGAGGATGTGTCAGGAAGAGAGAGGAATCTTCCTCGTTCTGCAGACATGGAGAAGGGTTTTTGAAAGTTGAAGATGTCAAGTTTCCAGACAGTGGGTTTCTGAAAGCAGAAGACGCCAAATTTTTATACACTTCAGCTTTTGGTTTGTTTCACATGAATATGAGTCATCTGGAGTGTGAAAAGGAATGCTTAAGGAATTGTTCCTGCACTGCATATGCAAGCatagatgatgatgaatcaagGAATGGATGTTTGACATGGTATGGAAAATTAATGGACACAAGGGATCATGTTGCCAGAGGATTTGATATGTATGTTCGTGTTGATGCAATCGAAATAG CTGAAAGTACCACGCGGTCAAATCTATTTTTCAGAAATGGTTCAAAGATTCTAATACTTTCTGTCAGTTCCGCATGGCTTACAATTATCATCTTTGGACATTTGTGGATCCGAAGGAACAAGAGAT TAATGAAGAAAAAAGCAGAAAAAAGAATATTTGATCCTACCTCCGGCTCAATATACTACAAAAATACTTTGGTCGCAAATGAGCTCAGGCAGAGCAGTCATCCCCAAGACATATCATTTGTTGATCTCAGCACTATCATTGCAGCCACTAATAATTTTTCTACAACCAATGAACTTGGCCAAGGTGGTTTTGGCATAGTATACAAG GGTAAGCTAGTTGATGGACAAGAAGTTGCTGTAAAACGATTATCTAAGAATTCAGGGCaagggattgaagaatttaaAAATGAGGTTATGCTTATTGCAAAGCTTCAGCACAAGAATCTTGTAAAACTTCTCGGATGCTGCGTTGATGGAGGAGAGCAAATGTTAATTTATGAATATTTGCCAAACAAAGCCTTGGATTCCTTTCTCTTTG ATCAAACAAGGAGATCATTCTTGGACTGGAGAAAACGCTTTGCAATCATAACTGGAATTGCCCGTGGGATCTTATATCTTCACCAAGATTCAAGGCTGACAATCATTCATAGGGATCTAAAATGCAGTAACATTTTGCTAGATGCAAATATGAATCCAAAAGTTTCAGATTTTGGCATGGCTAGAATATTCAGGATTGATCAAAtccaagaaaaaacaaagagaGTGGTTGGAACATA TGGCTATATGTCTCCAGAGTATGCTATCTTTGGAAAATTTTCTGTAAAATCGGATGTTTTTAGTTTCGGGGTCATACTTTTGGAGATTGTGAGCGCGAAGAAGAACAATGGCTTTCAAGAAAGCGATCCTTCCTTAACCTTGATAGCATAT GTATGGGAATTATGGAGACAAAACAGAGGAATGGAGGTAGTTGATTTGTCACTGGAAAGGTCATATGCACCCCATGAAGTTTTAAGGTGCCTTCAAATTGGGCTCTTATGTGTTCAGGAAAATGCTGCTGACAGACCAACTATGTCAGAAGTTATTCTGATGTTAAGCAGTGAGGCTGCTATTCCTTCTCCAAAACAACCTGCTTTCCTCTATAGAACATCTTGCATCAATACCTCAGAAGAAGTGGAGAAGAGAGGATCAAATTCTATAAATGACATTACCATCACAAAGGTTTTAGCTCGCTAA
- the LOC136232139 gene encoding G-type lectin S-receptor-like serine/threonine-protein kinase RKS1 isoform X1: MAAKKYFLHFLLLVLHFPSSGSIDIITTDQSFKQGDFLVSKNNKFAFGFFAPVSSNYRYLGIWFHKVSEPSVVWVANRNHPINSSTGFLTINPYGNLVLYNHPVQKIPLWSTNVPGEATGPCAAELLDSGNLVLLQGRNRRIVWQSFDYPTDTHLPGMKLGKNKKIGQEWSLTSWKSVDDPGIGEFSIQVDPKNPIQVFLYEGSKVLWRAPLWPNRNFSNVYSYISVVDQEEAYTVYYINDDAIVTRQTVDHTGIFKWLIWSEGDGHWKEFWSVPKYPCDQYAHCGAYAKCSASNSDAFECSCLPGYEPRSPREWYLRDASGGCIRKREKSSSICRHGEGFLKVNDAKFPDTSSVAWLRMNMSHPECEQECLRNCSCSAYASIENDESGNGCLTWYGELIDTMDHVDTRYDLYVRVDAIELAENAIKSNVFVRKDLKILILSVTSAWVTIILFTYWWIRRNKRVSKNKLQKRLFDPASGSIYYKNTLVATELRQSSHPQDISFFDLSTIVAATNNFSPTNKLGEGGFGIVYKGQLFDGQEVAIKRLSRSSDQGIEEFKNEVMLIAKLQHKNLVKLIGCCIDRAEQMLIYEYLPNKALDSFLFDQTRSSFLEWRKRFDIIIGIARGILYLHQDSRLTIIHRDLKCSNVLLDANLKPKISDFGMARIFRVDQILEKTNRVVGTYGYMSPEYALYGKFSIKSDVFSFGVILLEIVSSKKNNGFQAEDPYLTLIGYVWELWRQDRVLEIVDSSMQGACHPHEVLRCIQIGLLCVQENAMDRPTMSEVVLMLSSETTVPSPKKPAFNYGTYCSNTNTVEVGMGGSKSTNEVTVTVVLPR; the protein is encoded by the exons ATGGCTGCCAAGAAAtactttttgcattttttgctTCTAGTCCTTCATTTTCCCTCATCTGGTTCTATTGATATCATTACCACAGACCAAAGCTTCAAACAAGGGGACTTTCTAGTCTCCAAAAATAACAAGTTTGCATTTGGGTTCTTTGCTCCTGTCAGTTCAAATTACAGATATCTTGGAATATGGTTCCACAAAGTTTCAGAACCATCTGTAGTTTGGGTGGCAAACAGGAATCATCCTATCAATAGTTCTACAGGTTTTCTAACAATTAACCCATATGGGAACCTTGTACTATATAATCATCCTGTCCAAAAGATTCCGCTGTGGTCCACAAATGTTCCAGGTGAAGCAACTGGCCCTTGTGCTGCTGAGCTATTGGATTCTGGAAATTTGGTTTTGCTTCAAGGCAGAAATAGAAGAATTGTATGGCAAAGCTTTGATTATCCCACAGACACCCATCTGCCAGGAATGAAACTTGGGAAGAATAAGAAGATAGGTCAAGAGTGGAGCTTAACATCATGGAAATCAGTAGATGATCCAGGAATAGGAGAATTCTCCATCCAGGTAGATCCAAAGAACCCAATACAGGTCTTTCTCTATGAGGGATCAAAAGTTCTCTGGCGAGCGCCACTATGGCCAAATAGGAATTTCTCAAATGTGTACAGTTATATTTCTGTTGTCGATCAAGAGGAGGCATACACAGTCTACTACATCAATGATGATGCCATTGTCACAAGACAAACGGTGGATCATACAGGAATCTTCAAGTGGCTAATTTGGAGTGAGGGGGATGGCCATTGGAAGGAGTTCTGGTCAGTCCCTAAATATCCATGTGATCAGTATGCACATTGTGGTGCCTATGCTAAGTGCAGTGCTAGCAATTCTGATGCATTTGAATGTTCTTGTTTACCTGGGTATGAACCTAGATCTCCAAGGGAATGGTATCTAAGAGATGCATCAGGAGGATGTATCAGGAAGCGAGAGAAATCTTCCTCAATTTGCAGACATGGAGAAGGGTTTTTGAAAGTCAATGATGCCAAGTTTCCAGACACTTCATCTGTAGCTTGGTTGCGTATGAATATGAGTCATCCAGAGTGTGAACAGGAATGCTTGAGGAATTGTTCCTGCTCTGCATATGCAAGTATTGAAAATGATGAATCAGGAAATGGATGTTTGACATGGTATGGAGAATTAATAGACACAATGGATCATGTAGACACCAGATATGATTTGTATGTTCGCGTTGATGCAATTGAATTAG CTGAAAATGCCATAAAATCAAATGTATTTGTTAGAAAGGATTTGAAGATTCTAATACTTTCTGTCACTTCAGCATGGGTTACAATTATCTTATTCACCTATTGGTGGATTAGGAGGAATAAGAGAG TATCAAAGAACAAACTACAAAAAAGACTATTTGATCCAGCATCAGGTTCAATCTACTACAAAAATACTTTGGTGGCAACTGAGCTCAGGCAGAGCAGTCATCCCCAAGACATATCATTTTTTGATCTCAGCACTATTGTTGCAGCCACTAATAATTTTTCTCCAACTAACAAACTTGGCGAGGGTGGTTTTGGCATAGTATACAAG GGTCAGCTATTTGATGGTCAAGAAGTTGCTATAAAACGATTATCCAGGAGTTCAGATCAAGGAATAGAAGAATTTAAAAATGAGGTTATGCTTATTGCAAAGCTTCAACACAAGAATCTTGTGAAACTTATCGGATGCTGCATCGATAGAGCAGAACAAATGTTAATTTATGAATATTTGCCAAACAAAGCCTTGGATTCCTTTCTCTTTG ATCAAACAAGAAGTTCGTTCTTGGAATGGAGGAAACGCTTTGATATTATAATTGGAATTGCCCGTGGGATCTTATATCTTCACCAGGATTCAAGGTTGACAATCATTCATAGGGATCTAAAATGCAGCAACGTTTTGCTAGATGCAAATCTGAAACcaaaaatttcagattttggtATGGCTAGAATATTCAGGGTTGATCAAATTCTAGAGAAGACAAACAGAGTGGTCGGAACATA TGGCTATATGTCTCCGGAGTATGCATTATATGGAAAATTTTCTATAAAATCGGATGTTTTTAGTTTTGGGGTCATACTGTTAGAAATTGTGAGTTCCAAGAAGAACAATGGCTTTCAAGCAGAGGATCCTTATTTAACGTTGATAGGATAT GTCTGGGAATTATGGAGACAGGACAGAGTATTGGAGATAGTTGATTCATCAATGCAAGGGGCATGTCATCCCCATGAAGTTTTGAGATGCATACAGATTGGGCTCTTATGTGTTCAAGAAAATGCTATGGACAGACCAACTATGTCTGAAGTTGTTCTGATGTTGAGCAGCGAGACAACTGTTCCTTCTCCAAAAAAACCTGCTTTCAATTATGGAACATATTGCAGCAACACTAACACAGTAGAAGTGGGGATGGGAGGGTCCAAGTCTACAAATGAGGTTACAGTCACTGTAGTTTTACCTCGCTAA
- the LOC136232136 gene encoding G-type lectin S-receptor-like serine/threonine-protein kinase At1g11410 isoform X2 — MAVKKLLLQCLLLTLHIPSYFSLHIITANQALKDGDLLVSKNGKFAFGFFTPGSSGYRYLGIWFHKISEPSVVWVANRNHPINGSSGFLSVNSYGNLVLYNDLDQKIPLWSTNVSGKATDPCVAQLLDSGNLILLQGKGGRILWQSFDYQTDTRLPGMKLGKNMKTGLEWSLTSWKSADDPGIGEFSIKVDPTAMQIFLYKKSKPLWQGYLWPVRTFSDLYSYNTVLNQEEVYTSYSIADDSMITRQIVDHTGTFRWLRWSESDRQWKEFWSVPKTPCDLYAHCGAFGKCSSSNSDAFGCSCLPGYEPRSPRDWYLRDASGGCVRKREESSSFCRHGEGFLKVEDVKFPDSGFLKAEDAKFLYTSAFGLFHMNMSHLECEKECLRNCSCTAYASIDDDESRNGCLTWYGKLMDTRDHVARGFDMYVRVDAIEIAESTTRSNLFFRNGSKILILSVSSAWLTIIIFGHLWIRRNKRLMKKKAEKRIFDPTSGSIYYKNTLVANELRQSSHPQDISFVDLSTIIAATNNFSTTNELGQGGFGIVYKGKLVDGQEVAVKRLSKNSGQGIEEFKNEVMLIAKLQHKNLVKLLGCCVDGGEQMLIYEYLPNKALDSFLFDQTRRSFLDWRKRFAIITGIARGILYLHQDSRLTIIHRDLKCSNILLDANMNPKVSDFGMARIFRIDQIQEKTKRVVGT, encoded by the exons ATGGCTGTCAAGAAACTATTACTGCAATGTTTGCTTCTAACCCTACACATTCCATCATACTTCTCCCTTCATATCATTACAGCAAACCAAGCCTTAAAAGATGGGGACCTTCTAGTCTCCAAAAATGGCAAATTTGCATTCGGATTCTTTACTCCTGGCAGTTCAGGCTATAGATATCTTGGCATATGGTTCCACAAAATCTCAGAACCATCTGTAGTGTGGGTAGCAAACAGAAACCATCCTATCAATGGCTCTTCAGGGTTTCTATCAGTTAACTCATATGGGAACCTTGTACTATATAATGATCTTGACCAGAAAATTCCACTGTGGTCGACAAATGTTTCGGGTAAAGCAACTGATCCTTGTGTTGCTCAACTCTTGGATTCTGGAAACTTGATATTGCTTCAAGGAAAAGGTGGAAGAATTCTATGGCAAAGCTTTGATTATCAGACAGATACCCGTCTACCAGGAATGAAACTTGGGAAGAACATGAAGACAGGTCTAGAATGGAGCTTAACATCATGGAAATCAGCAGATGACCCGGGAATAGGAGAATTCTCCATCAAGGTCGACCCAACGGCAATGCAAatatttctatataaaaaatcaaaaccTCTTTGGCAAGGATATTTATGGCCTGTAAGGACATTCTCCGATTTATATAGCTATAATACTGTACTCAATCAAGAGGAGGTGTACACGAGCTACTCCATAGCTGATGATTCCATGATCACAAGACAAATTGTGGATCATACAGGAACCTTCAGGTGGCTAAGGTGGAGCGAGAGTGATAGACAATGGAAGGAGTTTTGGTCGGTACCTAAAACTCCATGTGATCTGTATGCACATTGTGGTGCCTTTGGTAAGTGCAGTTCTAGCAATTCTGATGCATTTGGATGTTCTTGTTTACCTGGTTATGAACCCAGATCCCCAAGGGACTGGTATCTAAGAGATGCATCCGGAGGATGTGTCAGGAAGAGAGAGGAATCTTCCTCGTTCTGCAGACATGGAGAAGGGTTTTTGAAAGTTGAAGATGTCAAGTTTCCAGACAGTGGGTTTCTGAAAGCAGAAGACGCCAAATTTTTATACACTTCAGCTTTTGGTTTGTTTCACATGAATATGAGTCATCTGGAGTGTGAAAAGGAATGCTTAAGGAATTGTTCCTGCACTGCATATGCAAGCatagatgatgatgaatcaagGAATGGATGTTTGACATGGTATGGAAAATTAATGGACACAAGGGATCATGTTGCCAGAGGATTTGATATGTATGTTCGTGTTGATGCAATCGAAATAG CTGAAAGTACCACGCGGTCAAATCTATTTTTCAGAAATGGTTCAAAGATTCTAATACTTTCTGTCAGTTCCGCATGGCTTACAATTATCATCTTTGGACATTTGTGGATCCGAAGGAACAAGAGAT TAATGAAGAAAAAAGCAGAAAAAAGAATATTTGATCCTACCTCCGGCTCAATATACTACAAAAATACTTTGGTCGCAAATGAGCTCAGGCAGAGCAGTCATCCCCAAGACATATCATTTGTTGATCTCAGCACTATCATTGCAGCCACTAATAATTTTTCTACAACCAATGAACTTGGCCAAGGTGGTTTTGGCATAGTATACAAG GGTAAGCTAGTTGATGGACAAGAAGTTGCTGTAAAACGATTATCTAAGAATTCAGGGCaagggattgaagaatttaaAAATGAGGTTATGCTTATTGCAAAGCTTCAGCACAAGAATCTTGTAAAACTTCTCGGATGCTGCGTTGATGGAGGAGAGCAAATGTTAATTTATGAATATTTGCCAAACAAAGCCTTGGATTCCTTTCTCTTTG ATCAAACAAGGAGATCATTCTTGGACTGGAGAAAACGCTTTGCAATCATAACTGGAATTGCCCGTGGGATCTTATATCTTCACCAAGATTCAAGGCTGACAATCATTCATAGGGATCTAAAATGCAGTAACATTTTGCTAGATGCAAATATGAATCCAAAAGTTTCAGATTTTGGCATGGCTAGAATATTCAGGATTGATCAAAtccaagaaaaaacaaagagaGTGGTTGGAACATAG